A part of Amphiprion ocellaris isolate individual 3 ecotype Okinawa chromosome 16, ASM2253959v1, whole genome shotgun sequence genomic DNA contains:
- the si:dkey-103j14.5 gene encoding isoaspartyl peptidase/L-asparaginase isoform X1, protein MDLKMSAVLVVHGGAWAIPDELAKASVDGVKTAACEGFSVLKRGGSSLDAVEAAVRTLEDNTVFNAGHGAALNTDGEVELDAIVMDGRTLACGAVSSVQNIANPVSLARAVMEKTSHVMLTSRGANQFAESIGVPTVPTDKLVTEYERKEWEKQKTYVTGVMEDFNSQWAHDTVGAVAVDSAGNVACATSTGGIRNKMVGRVGDSPIIGSGGYADNFSGAVSCTGHGESILKVTLARLILSHIEQGKSVADASRLSLKHMGDRVRGAGGAIVVSPSGQWAATFTTERMAWAAVEHDVLWYGLDPNEKIQEKLAQ, encoded by the exons AT GGACTTGAAGATGTCAGCAGTGTTAGTTGTGCACGGTGGAGCGTGGGCCATACCGGATGAACTGGCCAAGGCCTCTGTTGATGGGGTGAAAACTGCAGCATGCGAGGGGTTTTCGGTGCTGAAAAGAGGAGGGAGTTCGCTGGATGCTGTTGAGGCAGCTGTGAGGACTTTGGAAGATAACACTGTGTTTAATGCAG GGCATGGAGCAGCATTAAACACTGATGGAGAGGTGGAGCTGGATGCCATTgtcatggatggacggacgcTTGCCTGTGGCGCTGTGTCTTCAGTACAGAACATTGCCAACCCTGTATCACTGGCACGAGCAGTGATGGAGAAG ACTTCCCACGTCATGTTGACAAGCAGAGGTGCAAACCAGTTTGCAGAGAGCATCGGTGTTCCCACAGTTCCCACTGATAAACTGGTGACTGAGTACGAGAGGAAGGAATGGGAGAAGCAGAAGACTTATGTTACGGGAGTAATGGAAGATTTCAACTCTCAGTG GGCCCATGATACTGTCGGGGCAGTTGCTGTGGACAGTGCTGGTAATGTTGCATGTGCAACATCAACTGGAGGGATCAGAAATAAAATGGTTGGCAGAGTAGGAGACTCTCCAATCATTG GCTCTGGAGGATACGCGGACAACTTTAGTGGTGCAGTGTCTTGTACTGGTCATGGAGAATCTATTCTTAAAGTCACACTGGCCAGACTCATTCTGTCACATATTGAACAAG GTAAATCCGTAGCAGATGCCTCCCGGTTGTCTTTGAAGCACATGGGCGACCGTGTCCGAGGTGCTGGAGGTGCAATTGTTGTGTCTCCATCAGGGCAGTGGGCTGCCACATTTACCACAGAGCGAATGGCTTGGGCTGCTGTGGAACATGATGTGCTGTGGTATGGATTAGACCCgaatgaaaaaatacaagaaaagctaGCTCAGTAA
- the si:dkey-103j14.5 gene encoding isoaspartyl peptidase/L-asparaginase isoform X2, with translation MSAVLVVHGGAWAIPDELAKASVDGVKTAACEGFSVLKRGGSSLDAVEAAVRTLEDNTVFNAGHGAALNTDGEVELDAIVMDGRTLACGAVSSVQNIANPVSLARAVMEKTSHVMLTSRGANQFAESIGVPTVPTDKLVTEYERKEWEKQKTYVTGVMEDFNSQWAHDTVGAVAVDSAGNVACATSTGGIRNKMVGRVGDSPIIGSGGYADNFSGAVSCTGHGESILKVTLARLILSHIEQGKSVADASRLSLKHMGDRVRGAGGAIVVSPSGQWAATFTTERMAWAAVEHDVLWYGLDPNEKIQEKLAQ, from the exons ATGTCAGCAGTGTTAGTTGTGCACGGTGGAGCGTGGGCCATACCGGATGAACTGGCCAAGGCCTCTGTTGATGGGGTGAAAACTGCAGCATGCGAGGGGTTTTCGGTGCTGAAAAGAGGAGGGAGTTCGCTGGATGCTGTTGAGGCAGCTGTGAGGACTTTGGAAGATAACACTGTGTTTAATGCAG GGCATGGAGCAGCATTAAACACTGATGGAGAGGTGGAGCTGGATGCCATTgtcatggatggacggacgcTTGCCTGTGGCGCTGTGTCTTCAGTACAGAACATTGCCAACCCTGTATCACTGGCACGAGCAGTGATGGAGAAG ACTTCCCACGTCATGTTGACAAGCAGAGGTGCAAACCAGTTTGCAGAGAGCATCGGTGTTCCCACAGTTCCCACTGATAAACTGGTGACTGAGTACGAGAGGAAGGAATGGGAGAAGCAGAAGACTTATGTTACGGGAGTAATGGAAGATTTCAACTCTCAGTG GGCCCATGATACTGTCGGGGCAGTTGCTGTGGACAGTGCTGGTAATGTTGCATGTGCAACATCAACTGGAGGGATCAGAAATAAAATGGTTGGCAGAGTAGGAGACTCTCCAATCATTG GCTCTGGAGGATACGCGGACAACTTTAGTGGTGCAGTGTCTTGTACTGGTCATGGAGAATCTATTCTTAAAGTCACACTGGCCAGACTCATTCTGTCACATATTGAACAAG GTAAATCCGTAGCAGATGCCTCCCGGTTGTCTTTGAAGCACATGGGCGACCGTGTCCGAGGTGCTGGAGGTGCAATTGTTGTGTCTCCATCAGGGCAGTGGGCTGCCACATTTACCACAGAGCGAATGGCTTGGGCTGCTGTGGAACATGATGTGCTGTGGTATGGATTAGACCCgaatgaaaaaatacaagaaaagctaGCTCAGTAA